CAGTCCAAAGACTATACTTACTTTTCTGTTCCATTATCAATTGCCTCTGttgaggggaaaaaaaaaaaaaggtgtgaCACTTAGTTTGTAATGTCAATAGACTTCTGTGTATGTAGACGTAGTGCTGTGCAGAGTCACATCTAATTGAGTAATTAAGTAATACCTGTGTGATCGTGGACCTTCATGCTTTTAAATTTGAAAAAGACGATGACAGCAGCCACCACAACTCCCAGGACTGGCAAAAGAATCCACAGCATATTCTTATCTGGTGACAAAGAGGAAGCCCATCTTTCTTTAGTGTGGCAGACAAAACGGTTGTTTTTCACATACGATGAGAAGTTGGATTAGTACCATCGTTCCAACAATGTATCATGTAGCCAATTTATGATGAGTTGTAATTGAACATGGCCTGACTAATgactttgtacacacacacacacacacacacacacacacacacacacacacacacacacacacacacacacacacacacacacacacacacacacacacacacacacacacacacacacacacactaacaacccAGTCAAATGTGAAGTGTATGCACCCTCTGGTGGGTGTGTTATTGGTAGAACATAGATCAGGAATAGGCAACCCTGGTCGTGGAGTGCCACAGgcacttcatgtttttgatttaaccgacctggaagaccaggtgtttTGAATTTAGGCAATCATTGAACTGATGAATTAGCCCAGTTGGTCAGGTGTGTTGTCTCGTTGGAACAAAATTCTGCAGTACCTACGGcattccaggaacagggttgcctacccctgacATAGATGTAGAGGTAAAGGGGTCCATAAAGTTGCTACATTACTTGATTTAGGAGTTTCTGGTTCTTCATCTCCAGCCCGGTGACCTGAGTAGAGAAATCATATACTGTAAAACTCAAATATACTCTGTAGAGAGATTTATGCAGTAAATTCTATGATAACTTCTATGAACTTTCAATAACCACGAGAAGGAGATGCTAGCTCCATAATTTGGAACTTGTCATCTGGATAATGTGTCTATTTAAAATATTATGTTTGTTttgctgactgtgtgtgtttttcagtgCGAGGTAaatttgtgtcagtgtgtgttcatTTCTTTACAGATGATGGTAGCAGAGGACCTACTGGTATCTTGACCCACATTCCTATTGTTCTTGTCTCCTTCCTGACCTGGAAAcattgtaattttttatcattatACCATCCTGTTCATTTTCAGGTAGTGGACAAATAAGTGCATTGAgggtagggttgcaaagctactggtaatttaccaaagttaccagaATATTCAGTAATTTGGGTAATTCATTTTTGGCAATCTATGGTAACTTTGATGATTTATACTTATCTTTCATAAATGGTATTGATATATATAGTATTCCTTCTTACAaatgaaaataatgccattgttggttagatgcttttttcattaaATAGGCATTGTTCTCTTGAAACATATCCACTAGAAATTCATGGAAAATATGGACACAGGTCTAATAatgaatactatatatatatatatatatatatacagtaccagtcaacagtttggacacacctactcattcaatgttttttatattttttttactatgttctacattgtagaataatagtgaaaacatccacactatgaaataatacatatggaatcatgtagtaaccaaaaaagtgtttaacaaatcaaaatatattttatttgttagattcttcaaagtaaccaccttttgccttgatgacagctttcttGATTTAGCACCTGTGTTTTATtagtttctttatgaaaatatttagtgaacatcatgacagtagctaaagcaaggggctatagcagcacacaagtagacatCAAATGCATTCTGGGCAGGGCATGCCCTGAGCTCATTAAGTTAGCACTACTGGAGCGAAATTGGAGTGGGCGAGAAGGCCGACGCTCCAGCCTTTGGCAATCTTGCCAATAatgaatactatatatatatatatatatatatatatatatatatatatatatatatatatatatatatatatatatatatatagagagagagagagagagagagagagagagagagagagagagagagagagagagagagagagagagagagagcagggaagagagagagagacagcaggggagagagagagagagagagagagagagagagagagagagagagcagggaagagagcagggaagagagagagagagagagagagagagagagagagagagagagagacagcagggaagagatggagagacagcaggggggagagagagagagagcgagagagagagagagcagggaagagagagagagagagagcagggaagagcgagagagagagagagatagcaggggagagagagatagcaggggagagagagacagcagggaagagagagagagagagagagagagagggagctagagagagagagagagggggagctagagagagagagagggagctagagagagagagggagctagagagagggagctagagagagagagagagggagctagagtgagggagggagatagagagagagagagggagctagagagagagagagagataaacagaaagagagggagctagagagagagagagggagctagagagagagagagataaacagaaagagagggagctagagagagagagagggagctagagagagagagagagagataaacagaaagagagggagctagagagagagagagagagagagagagagagagagagagagagagagggagctagagagagagagagagagataaacagaaagagagggagctagagagagggagggagctagagagagagagagggagctagagagagagagagagagagataaacagaaagACAAAATAGCCTAAAAAAAGCATCTAACCAGCAATggtattattttcaattaactctgcaactGTCCCAACAACTgtcttttttcacaactgccaacAGTCTGGcaccaaaacatttacaaaaacgACATTCACCTAGTAAAAAAAGaaattgtgtaaaaaaaaatataaaggatatttcatgcCGAATCCcacatattaaacaccaatggtattcattaagttgatggtttatatttaggataatgttaaTCTTATTTGactatttaaaatgttttaagggcacagagggccagagataattacagacacctatgataatctgaagtacccagaagggccactagatgtcttgtgataaATTATATAAAATCCTTGAAAGTTACCCAAATTCTTGTAGTTTACCTGTAAACTTCCAAATGTGCAGTAATATACCCTCGCTTTGCAACCCTAATTGAGGGACAGTGATAGTGCTTTAGATTTACCTGTAATTCCACCACCTGAAACTGAAGAAAACATTAATGGCAAACCATTGTTTTGAGGATAATACCTACACAAGGCAGGtataactcactgttcctaggccgtcattgaaaataataattttttcttaactgacttgcctagttaaataaaggtcaaataaaaaataaaaatgcatcAAGTGTTTGAATtaagaaatgaaggctatccGAAATTATGTAATATCTACACAAGCTGGCTTtgtcatatttatttattataatgaTTATACTTAAGTCACTTCCATTGATTGTTAGCTAGCGGTGGCGAGAGTTCGCTGAAGTTTTTAGTGGTTGTTCAGAGAAAACTCAACCATGGATTACAGTCTTCCTGGCCCATATAGACCACTTCCAGGGTAAGGAACCATCTAACGTTGAGTTGTAAAAATCctgaaattcccctttaagttACGGTCTTATCCAGTCCCAAGTTATTGGTTTAGTGGGTTATTTGATGGAACATAAGTGAATAAATCAGATTGACAGTAAACGGTACCTTTCTCTTCTGGTCTGGAGGTGGTCAAGGATCCCGGTGAAGGAAAACCATGTCTCTCTGTGGTTGTCTGAATAACTGAAGAATGACAATTTTAACTTTACTGTAATCAGTAGGCTGTTTCTCGTTACAGAGAAGAAGGTATCTTTAACTCAATGCTTTGCTTGCGATCATCTATCTTATCGCTGGTGTAATTTGAGAGAGGGTAGCAACCTCCTCTTACCTTGTGGGTGAGTCTTTGATGTAGCCTGAACTGTGGTCACATTTTGGAGTGGGTCACTCGTGGGAACAGTTGTTGTGGCCTGGGTCGTTGCCCCTCTGTCTGTTACCCATGCTAAGGGGGAAG
The genomic region above belongs to Oncorhynchus kisutch isolate 150728-3 linkage group LG16, Okis_V2, whole genome shotgun sequence and contains:
- the LOC109906535 gene encoding uncharacterized protein LOC109906535 isoform X1, whose protein sequence is MKTFRIALLILLLTPLKLLTAATETPNTSVPPPITSVHTPITSVRLTDAAATAAETTRKTVNATDKPTATSPHLSVQSTSPHAKDDAWVTDRGATTQATTTVPTSDPLQNVTTVQATSKTHPQVIQTTTERHGFPSPGSLTTSRPEEKVSGGGITGQEGDKNNRNVGQDTSHRAGDEEPETPKSNKNMLWILLPVLGVVVAAVIVFFKFKSMKVHDHTEAIDNGTENASFQSRSDSTKDGVMLLGVKSSGAAAR
- the LOC109906535 gene encoding uncharacterized protein LOC109906535 isoform X2; the encoded protein is MKTFRIALLILLLTPLKLLTAATETPNTSVPPPITSVHTPITSVRLTDAAATAAETTRKTVNATDKPTATSPHLSVQSTSPHAKDDAWVTDRGATTQATTTVPTSDPLQNVTTVQATSKTHPQVIQTTTERHGFPSPGSLTTSRPEEKVSGGGITGQEGDKNNRNVGQDTSHRAGDEEPETPKSNKNMLWILLPVLGVVVAAVIVFFKFKSMKVHDHTEAIDNGTENASFQSRSDSTKDGVMLLGVKSSAAAR
- the LOC109906535 gene encoding uncharacterized protein LOC109906535 isoform X3 → MKTFRIALLILLLTPLKLLTAATETPNTSVPPPITSVHTPITSVRLTDAAATAAETTRKTVNATDKPTATSPHLSVQSTSPHAKDDAWVTDRGATTQATTTVPTSDPLQNVTTVQATSKTHPQVIQTTTERHGFPSPGSLTTSRPEEKGQEGDKNNRNVGQDTSHRAGDEEPETPKSNKNMLWILLPVLGVVVAAVIVFFKFKSMKVHDHTEAIDNGTENASFQSRSDSTKDGVMLLGVKSSGAAAR
- the LOC109906535 gene encoding uncharacterized protein LOC109906535 isoform X5; protein product: MKTFRIALLILLLTPLKLLTAATETPNTSVPPPITSVHTPITSVRLTDAAATAAETTRKTVNATDKPTATSPHLSVQSTSPHAKDDAWVTDRGATTQATTTVPTSDPLQNVTTVQATSKTHPQVIQTTTERHGFPSPGSLTTSRPEEKGHRAGDEEPETPKSNKNMLWILLPVLGVVVAAVIVFFKFKSMKVHDHTEAIDNGTENASFQSRSDSTKDGVMLLGVKSSGAAAR
- the LOC109906535 gene encoding uncharacterized protein LOC109906535 isoform X4, whose amino-acid sequence is MKTFRIALLILLLTPLKLLTAATETPNTSVPPPITSVHTPITSVRLTDAAATAAETTRKTVNATDKPTATSPHLSVQSTSPHAKDDAWVTDRGATTQATTTVPTSDPLQNVTTVQATSKTHPQVIQTTTERHGFPSPGSLTTSRPEEKGQEGDKNNRNVGQDTSHRAGDEEPETPKSNKNMLWILLPVLGVVVAAVIVFFKFKSMKVHDHTEAIDNGTENASFQSRSDSTKDGVMLLGVKSSAAAR